A single region of the Mugil cephalus isolate CIBA_MC_2020 chromosome 4, CIBA_Mcephalus_1.1, whole genome shotgun sequence genome encodes:
- the mitfa gene encoding melanocyte inducing transcription factor a isoform X3 has product MLEMLEYSHYQVQSHLDSPTKYHIQQTQRQQVRQYLSTTLNGKAGSQCPSQPAEHSMPPGPGSSAPNSPMALLTLSTNCEKEMDDVIDDIISLESSYNEDVLGLMDPGLQMNNALPVSGNLLDVYNQGLSLPGLGISSSCAPNIKREFTAPGMKQVLDKPGSCGQYEGYQRPEGFPVEAEVRALAKERQKKDNHNLIERRRRFNINDRIKELGTLIPKSNDPDMRWNKGTILKASVDYIRKLQREQQRAKELESRQRKLEHANRHLMLRIQELEIQARAHGLTVVSSTSICASELMARAIKQEPVLGDCPSDLYQRGSAPDMSPPTTLDLNNGTITFDQIPADSGEPGPYGNSRTCKMKELVRDNSLGPISPSDPLLSSMSPDASNNVGSHHSSSMEEKEHGC; this is encoded by the exons atgctggagATGCTTGAATACAGCCACTATCAG GTGCAGTCCCACCTGGACAGTCCCACCAAGTACCACATCCAGCAGACTCAGCGGCAGCAGGTGAGGCAGTATCTGTCCACCACCCTGAACGGTAAAGCTGGCAGCCAGTGCCCGAGCCAGCCCGCGGAGCACAGCATGCCGCCCGGGCCGGGCAGCAGCGCACCCAACAGCCCCATGGCCCTGCTCACGCTCAGCACCAACTGTGAGAAAGAG aTGGACGATGTCATTGATGACATTATTAGCTTGGAGTCAAGTTACAATGAAGATGTTCTGGGATTGATGGACCCAGGACTCCAGATGAACAACGCG CTCCCTGTGTCTGGTAATTTACTGGATGTGTACAACCAAGGACTTTCACTGCCTGGCCTCGGCATCAGCAGCTCCTGTGCCCCCAACATTAAAAGGGAATTCACAG CTCCTGGCATGAAGCAAGTGCTGGACAAGCCTGGATCCTGTGGCCAGTATGAAGGCTATCAAAGGCCAGAGGGCTTTCCAGTAG AGGCAGAGGTCCGTGCTCTCGctaaagagagacagaagaaggaCAACCACAACTTGA TTGAGCGAAGACGGAGGTTTAACATCAACGACCGCATCAAAGAGCTGGGAACTTTAATACCCAAGTCAAACGACCC AGACATGCGCTGGAATAAGGGCACCATTCTGAAAGCCTCGGTGGACTACATCAGGAAACTACAGCGGGAGCAGCAGAGGGCCAAGGAGCTGGAGAGCAGgcagaggaagctggagcacgCAAACCGCCACCTGATGCTGCGTATACAG GAGCTGGAGATCCAGGCCCGTGCCCATGGGCTCACCGTGGTGTCGTCCACATCCATCTGCGCGTCAGAGCTGATGGCTCGGGCCATCAAACAGGAGCCCGTCCTCGGCGACTGCCCCTCGGATCTCTACCAGCGCGGCTCCGCCCCCGACATGTCCCCCCCCACCACGCTGGACCTCAACAACGGCACCATCACCTTCGACCAGATCCCCGCGGACTCCGGGGAGCCCGGCCCTTACGGCAACTCCAGGACCTGTAAAATGAAGGAGTTGGTAAGGGACAACAGCCTCGGGCCGATCTCCCCCAGCGACCCCCTGCTCTCGTCCATGTCCCCGGACGCCTCCAACAACGTCGGCAGCCACCACAGCTCCAGTATGGAGGAGAAAGAACACGGCTGTTAG
- the mitfa gene encoding melanocyte inducing transcription factor a isoform X4: MLEMLEYSHYQVQSHLDSPTKYHIQQTQRQQVRQYLSTTLNGKAGSQCPSQPAEHSMPPGPGSSAPNSPMALLTLSTNCEKEMDDVIDDIISLESSYNEDVLGLMDPGLQMNNALPVSGNLLDVYNQGLSLPGLGISSSCAPNIKREFTEAEVRALAKERQKKDNHNLIERRRRFNINDRIKELGTLIPKSNDPDMRWNKGTILKASVDYIRKLQREQQRAKELESRQRKLEHANRHLMLRIQELEIQARAHGLTVVSSTSICASELMARAIKQEPVLGDCPSDLYQRGSAPDMSPPTTLDLNNGTITFDQIPADSGEPGPYGNSRTCKMKELVRDNSLGPISPSDPLLSSMSPDASNNVGSHHSSSMEEKEHGC; this comes from the exons atgctggagATGCTTGAATACAGCCACTATCAG GTGCAGTCCCACCTGGACAGTCCCACCAAGTACCACATCCAGCAGACTCAGCGGCAGCAGGTGAGGCAGTATCTGTCCACCACCCTGAACGGTAAAGCTGGCAGCCAGTGCCCGAGCCAGCCCGCGGAGCACAGCATGCCGCCCGGGCCGGGCAGCAGCGCACCCAACAGCCCCATGGCCCTGCTCACGCTCAGCACCAACTGTGAGAAAGAG aTGGACGATGTCATTGATGACATTATTAGCTTGGAGTCAAGTTACAATGAAGATGTTCTGGGATTGATGGACCCAGGACTCCAGATGAACAACGCG CTCCCTGTGTCTGGTAATTTACTGGATGTGTACAACCAAGGACTTTCACTGCCTGGCCTCGGCATCAGCAGCTCCTGTGCCCCCAACATTAAAAGGGAATTCACAG AGGCAGAGGTCCGTGCTCTCGctaaagagagacagaagaaggaCAACCACAACTTGA TTGAGCGAAGACGGAGGTTTAACATCAACGACCGCATCAAAGAGCTGGGAACTTTAATACCCAAGTCAAACGACCC AGACATGCGCTGGAATAAGGGCACCATTCTGAAAGCCTCGGTGGACTACATCAGGAAACTACAGCGGGAGCAGCAGAGGGCCAAGGAGCTGGAGAGCAGgcagaggaagctggagcacgCAAACCGCCACCTGATGCTGCGTATACAG GAGCTGGAGATCCAGGCCCGTGCCCATGGGCTCACCGTGGTGTCGTCCACATCCATCTGCGCGTCAGAGCTGATGGCTCGGGCCATCAAACAGGAGCCCGTCCTCGGCGACTGCCCCTCGGATCTCTACCAGCGCGGCTCCGCCCCCGACATGTCCCCCCCCACCACGCTGGACCTCAACAACGGCACCATCACCTTCGACCAGATCCCCGCGGACTCCGGGGAGCCCGGCCCTTACGGCAACTCCAGGACCTGTAAAATGAAGGAGTTGGTAAGGGACAACAGCCTCGGGCCGATCTCCCCCAGCGACCCCCTGCTCTCGTCCATGTCCCCGGACGCCTCCAACAACGTCGGCAGCCACCACAGCTCCAGTATGGAGGAGAAAGAACACGGCTGTTAG
- the eevs gene encoding 2-epi-5-epi-valiolone synthase yields the protein MGKVHHDNRESKEKKNEFSLVRVKGTWKCKLEKQICKDTADCVSAAKIYESSTEKGTTWTVVSPIIFTYKVTETWGLLDPSNDTLLLGHITDPQELEDIKKSNKPIKRFVVIDQEVCKIYGAKLTEYLEANNVLYKILALPTTEENKSMEMALKILDDVNNFSLDRRTEPIIAIGGGVCLDIVGLAASLYRRRTPYIRVPTTLLSYIDASVGAKTGVNFANCKNKLGAYIPPAAAFLDLSFIQTVPRRHISNGLAEMLKMALMKHIGLFELLEKHGTMLLDMKFQADNSVYGRSSLKAASQATRIAIMTMLEELAPNLWEDDLNRLVDFGHLISPALEMKVLPSLLHGEAVNIDMCYMLYVSQESGLLTEEEKQRIISCMVGLELPVWHEACTMELIERSLEDRLKHSGGLVRMPLPVGLGQAEIFNNTSYEILRRAYKKWCEELSVSSDGNNCDT from the exons ATGGGAAAGGTTCATCATGACAACAGagaatcaaaagaaaagaaaaatgagttTAGCCTAGTTCGAGTCAAAGGGACCTGGAAGTGCAAACTGGAAAAGCAGATCTGTAAGGACACAGCtgactgtgtgtctgctgccaAAAT CTACGAGAGCAGCACGGAGAAAGGCACCACTTGGACGGTGGTCAGCCCCATCATCTTCACTTACAAGGTAACCGAGACTTGGGGCTTGCTGGACCCGAGCAACGACACCCTCCTGCTGGGCCACATCACCGACCcgcaggagctggaggacattaaaaagtcaaacaagCCGATCAAACGCTTCGTGGTCATTGACCAGGAGGTGTGCAAAATCTACGGCGCCAAGCTAACAGAATATTTAGAGGCCAACAATGTCTTGTACAAGATCTTGGCTCTGCCCACCACTGAGGAGAACAAATCTATGGAGATGGCCCTTAAAATCCTGGACGACGTCAATAACTTCTCCCTGGACCGCCGCACGGAGCCCATCATTGCCATCGGTGGAGGAGTGTGTCTAGACATCGTGGGCCTGGCCGCCTCGCTCTACAGGAGGCGCACCCCTTACATCAGGGTCCCGACCACGCTGCTCTCCTACATTGACGCCAGCGTCGGGGCGAAGACGGGCGTGAACTTTGCAAACTGCAAGAACAAGCTGGGCGCCTACATTCCTCCTGCAGCCGCCTTCCTCGACCTGTCCTTCATTCAAACCGTTCCCCGGCGACACATCTCCAACGGGCTGGCGGAGATGCTAAAG ATGGCCTTAATGAAGCACATAGGCCTCTTTGAGCTTCTCGAGAAACACGGCACCATGCTGCTGGACATGAAATTCCAAGCTGACAACAGCGTGTACGGGCGCAGCAGCTTAAAGGCGGCGTCGCAGGCCACCCGCATAGCCATCATGACCATGCTCGAGGAGCTCGCCCCGAACCTTTGGGAGGACGACCTAAACAGACTCGTGGACTTCGGCCACCTTATCAGCCCGGCGTTAGAGATG AAAGTTCTCCCGTCTCTGCTGCACGGAGAAGCAGTGAACATTGATATGTGTTACATGCTTTACGTGTCCCAGGAGAGCGGCCTgttgacagaggaggagaagcagaggattATCAGCTGTATGGTCGGCCTGGAGCTGCCTGTCTGGCACGAGGCCTGCACCATGGAGCTCATTGAGAGGTCTCTGGAGGACAGGCTGAAACATTCTGGAGGCCTGGTCCGAATGCCTCTGCCCGTAGGTCTAGGGCAAGCAG AAATTTTCAATAACACGTCATATGAGATCCTTCGCAGAGCGTACAAAAAATGGTGCGAAGAGCTGAGCGTCTCCTCTGACGGCAACAACTGTGACACTTAA